A section of the Cygnus olor isolate bCygOlo1 chromosome 14, bCygOlo1.pri.v2, whole genome shotgun sequence genome encodes:
- the TCOF1 gene encoding treacle protein isoform X5, whose translation MAAAAGGRRELLALIHQHLLRAGYARAARELQAQLGQKLLPSLATSLEEIFTHWEKTPSNSRRRKVSDDEAAIPEKIRVPDPVSSSESSEKEEDEKEKTKPVNASRSLAANSAVSAESSEDDDSSSEEEMPAGKGAIKVTPAVESSKAANSLHSPHKPSAPAGKAALPSAANRTVLLSKQQPSAPAASPAKAGQKQPGPGKPGQAATAVNKGGQSKTPVTTKAPESSSGSSSSGSGSSSSSSDSEEEKEPPAVKTAAPKVELKQAAGAAESSSEESSDETSEEEELATPAVQAKPAVKAAQVNSTPVKSVNATPVKSAPAAAAPAKKSAARPAAVPPNQAKPGSATVAGAAKADDTSESSDSSDSEDEEPPSGTQTKPPPKPSQAIPPPVKTTPAASLASKAAPAKPLPLSQGKPAPKPAVPKQAITVPGRTAAPTKPAGSTKPEESTDSSSSEEEDLPMPVSQKRLTEQPGPVPGLSQAKAGVLEKAAGSTLKSPTSESGSSDSSDSEEESPVAQPQPPQAAKTSAVPQPTSGKTVPAPTPAPVPAPAPPPADSSDDSSEESDSDEEVVPPTQSLSQQNIRPTAASNTVAARAVAPSPSGKGIKTPAVPPVCRVPESSESKAVVGEALPPPCLKQTASPGKAPPANAAAPQPASALRSPTDKSKKPGPQPAQDTRLSQAAPPTQAEETSDSSSSSDSEEETPKQPPKPAGVLQKPGGTEPGHSSSSDSSEEEEAVSQSLLTGYPGLSNAPAAPQAPKTVPPQPVSKAGQGKAAVPAASSLAKVPVRAAPADSSSSDSSDSETDVEQVPANHRAETNPPPGQEAARASNKEKVAGKMDPGHTNLKPSPVKKALAVKENDVGAKGTHVTPVLGTLLSVPQSEDLSSGSKSDIIAAKIPAVQTLGGSEEKKKKKKEKKEKKEKKEKKKPSSAAGKAVKASKSKDKENKKQKASQKRKLPGEDGAVGQPKEKKRKGQANEEVPKKKKKKADDLEKQTGSKEKKKTTKKKKSGKEKKSKKGSAEGELAADGSAEVQKKKKKKKKKTAEPEGML comes from the exons atggcggcggcggcgggcgggcggcgggagctgctggccctcatccaccagcaccTGCTGCGCGCCGGGTACGCCAGGGCGGCACGGGAGCTGCAGGCGCAGCTCGGGCAG aagctgctgccttccctggcCACCTCGCTGGAGGAGATCTTCACCCACTGGGAGAA AACTCCCTCGAATTCCAGGAGAAGGAAGGTGAGCGATGACGAGGCAGCCATCCCAGAAAAGATCAGAGTTCCTGATCCCGTGAGCAGCTCTGAGAgctcagagaaggaagaagacgagaaagagaagacaaaaccCGTAAACG CCAGCCGTTCCCTGGCCGCGAACTCAGCAGTGAGTGCAGAAAGCAGTGAAGATGACGACTCCTCGTCAGAAGAAGAAATGCCAGCTGGAAAAGGTGCAATTAAG gTGACACCAGCTGTggagagcagcaaagctgcCAACTCGCTGCATTCTCCGCATAAACCCAGCGCTCCAGCAGGCAAAGCGGCGCTGCCCTCTGCTGCAAACAGAACTGTGCTCTTGAGTAAGCAGCAGCCCAGTGCACCGGCTGCGTCTCCGGCCAAGGCTGGGCAGAAACAGCCCGGTCCTGGGAAACCTGGACAAGCTGCAACAGCCGTGAACAAAGGAGGGCAAAGCAAAACGCCGGTAACAACCAAAGCACCTGAAAGCtccagcggcagcagcagcagtggcagcggcagcagcagctcctcgtCAGACAGCGAGGAGGAAAAGGAGCCTCCTGCTGTGAAGACCGCAGCCCCCAAAGTGG AACTgaagcaggcagctggggctgctgaaaGTAGCAGTGAGGAATCAAGCGATGAGACgtctgaggaggaggagcttGCGACTCCAGCAGTCCAG GCAAAACCAGCTGTTAAAGCAGCGCAGGTTAATTCCACACCTGTGAAAAGCGTTAATGCAACACCTGTGAAAAgtgcacctgctgctgcagcgccCGCCAAGAAGAGCGCAGCgaggccagcagcagtgccaccaAACCAGGCCAAGCCCGGGTCAGCGACGGTTGCTGGGGCTGCAAAGGCTGACGACACCTCGGAGAGCAGCGACTCCTCAGACAGCGAAGATGAGGAACCTCCGTCAGGAACCCAA ACGAAGCCACCTCCAAAACCCTCCCAGGCCATCCCACCCCCAGTGAAAACCACACCAGCAGCATCGCTCGCCAGCAAAGCAGCTCCAGCAAAACCCCTTCCGCTGTCCCAAGGGAAGCCAGCACCGAAACCAGCAGTGCCAAAGCAGGCTATAACCGTGCCGGGAAGGACTGCTGCTCCCACAAAGCCTGCTGGAAGCACAAAGCCGGAGGAGAGCACTGACTCCTCGAGCAGTGAAGAGGAGGATCTGCCTATGCCTGTCAGCCAGAAG AGGTTAACAGAACAGCCCGGGCCTGTTCCCGGCCTGAGCCAGGCTAAAGCTGGCGTGCTTGAGAAGGCCGCGGGAAGCACTTTGAAAAGCCCGACCTCAGAAAGCGGGAGCAGCGACTCGTCTGACAGCGAAGAGGAGTCCCCGGTGGCACAGCCGCAGCCTCCGCAGGCTG CGAAAACCAGTGCCGTGCCCCAGCCAACAAGCGGGAAGACGGTGCCGGCTCCCACGCCAGCcccggtgccagccccagcccctcctccTGCGGACAGCAGCGACGATTCCAGCGAGGAGTCGGATTCAGATGAGGAAGTAGTTCCCCCCACACAG AGCCTGTCCCAGCAGAACATCAGGCCAACCGCGGCTTCCAACACGGTGGCTGCCAGGGCTGTGGCCCCGTCACCTTCTGGGAAGGGGATAAAAACGCCTGCTGTCCCTCCGGTGTGCAGAGTGCCTGAGAGCTCGGAGAGCAAGGCAGTGGTGGGAGAG gcccttcctcctccttgcctAAAGCAGACAGCTTCTCCAGGGAAAGCTCCTCCAGCCAACGCTGCTGCCCCGCAGCCTGCTTCGGCGCTGAGGAGCCCCACGGACAAGTCGAAGAAGCCAGGCCCGCAGCCAGCACAGGACACCAGGCTGAGCCAGGCTGCGCCCCCCACCCAGGCAGAGGAGACCTCGGACAGCAGCAGTTCCTCCGACAGCGAGGAGGAGACGCCCAAGCAGCCCCCTAAACCTG caggcGTGCTGCAGAAACCGGGAGGGACTGAGCCAGGCCACAGCTCCTCCTCGGACTCcagcgaggaagaggaggcagtgTCACAG TCCCTCCTCACAGGCTATCCGGGCCTCTCCAATGCCCCGGCAGCACCTCAGGCACCAAAGACAGTTCCCCCCCAGCCTGTAAGCAAAGCAGGGCAAGGAAAAGCAGCCGTGCCTGCCGCTAGCTCCCTCGCCAAGGTCCCTgtgagagcagccccagctgacAGCTCCAGCAGCGACAGCAGCGACTCCGAAACAGACGTCGAGCAGGTGCCTGCAAACCACAGAGCAG AAACCAACCCCCCTCCAGGACAGGAAGCCGCAAGAGCCTCCAACAAAGAGAAGGTGGCAGGAAAAATGGATCCAGGTCATACCAACCTCAAGCCTTCCCCGGTCAAGAAAGCCCTGGCTGTGAAAGAGAATGATGTTGGGGCAAAAGGGACACATGTGACCCCCGTGCTAGGAACACTGCTTTCGGTCCCACAGTCAGAGGATTTGAGCTCGGGGAGCAAAAGTGACATCATAGCTGCCAAAATTCCAGCAGTACAAACGCTGGGAGGGTcggaagagaaaaagaagaagaaaaaggagaaaaaggagaaaaaagagaagaaggaaaagaagaaaccttcctctgcagcaggcaAGGCTGTGAAAGCATCGAAGAGCAAAGACAAAGAgaacaagaagcagaaagcatctCAGAAGCGGAAACTGCCAGGAGAGGACGGGGCCGTTGGGCAGCCTAAGGAAAAGAAGCGGAAGGGGCAAGCTAACGAAGAAGTAcccaaaaagaagaagaagaaagctgatGACCTGGAGAAGCAGACaggcagcaaggaaaagaaaaaaacaactaaaa
- the TCOF1 gene encoding treacle protein isoform X4 produces MAAAAGGRRELLALIHQHLLRAGYARAARELQAQLGQKLLPSLATSLEEIFTHWEKTPSNSRRRKVSDDEAAIPEKIRVPDPVSSSESSEKEEDEKEKTKPVNAASRSLAANSAVSAESSEDDDSSSEEEMPAGKGAIKVTPAVESSKAANSLHSPHKPSAPAGKAALPSAANRTVLLSKQQPSAPAASPAKAGQKQPGPGKPGQAATAVNKGGQSKTPVTTKAPESSSGSSSSGSGSSSSSSDSEEEKEPPAVKTAAPKVELKQAAGAAESSSEESSDETSEEEELATPAVQAKPAVKAAQVNSTPVKSVNATPVKSAPAAAAPAKKSAARPAAVPPNQAKPGSATVAGAAKADDTSESSDSSDSEDEEPPSGTQTKPPPKPSQAIPPPVKTTPAASLASKAAPAKPLPLSQGKPAPKPAVPKQAITVPGRTAAPTKPAGSTKPEESTDSSSSEEEDLPMPVSQKRLTEQPGPVPGLSQAKAGVLEKAAGSTLKSPTSESGSSDSSDSEEESPVAQPQPPQAAKTSAVPQPTSGKTVPAPTPAPVPAPAPPPADSSDDSSEESDSDEEVVPPTQSLSQQNIRPTAASNTVAARAVAPSPSGKGIKTPAVPPVCRVPESSESKAVVGEALPPPCLKQTASPGKAPPANAAAPQPASALRSPTDKSKKPGPQPAQDTRLSQAAPPTQAEETSDSSSSSDSEEETPKQPPKPGVLQKPGGTEPGHSSSSDSSEEEEAVSQSLLTGYPGLSNAPAAPQAPKTVPPQPVSKAGQGKAAVPAASSLAKVPVRAAPADSSSSDSSDSETDVEQVPANHRAETNPPPGQEAARASNKEKVAGKMDPGHTNLKPSPVKKALAVKENDVGAKGTHVTPVLGTLLSVPQSEDLSSGSKSDIIAAKIPAVQTLGGSEEKKKKKKEKKEKKEKKEKKKPSSAAGKAVKASKSKDKENKKQKASQKRKLPGEDGAVGQPKEKKRKGQANEEVPKKKKKKADDLEKQTGSKEKKKTTKKKKSGKEKKSKKGSAEGELAADGSAEVQKKKKKKKKKTAEPEGML; encoded by the exons atggcggcggcggcgggcgggcggcgggagctgctggccctcatccaccagcaccTGCTGCGCGCCGGGTACGCCAGGGCGGCACGGGAGCTGCAGGCGCAGCTCGGGCAG aagctgctgccttccctggcCACCTCGCTGGAGGAGATCTTCACCCACTGGGAGAA AACTCCCTCGAATTCCAGGAGAAGGAAGGTGAGCGATGACGAGGCAGCCATCCCAGAAAAGATCAGAGTTCCTGATCCCGTGAGCAGCTCTGAGAgctcagagaaggaagaagacgagaaagagaagacaaaaccCGTAAACG CAGCCAGCCGTTCCCTGGCCGCGAACTCAGCAGTGAGTGCAGAAAGCAGTGAAGATGACGACTCCTCGTCAGAAGAAGAAATGCCAGCTGGAAAAGGTGCAATTAAG gTGACACCAGCTGTggagagcagcaaagctgcCAACTCGCTGCATTCTCCGCATAAACCCAGCGCTCCAGCAGGCAAAGCGGCGCTGCCCTCTGCTGCAAACAGAACTGTGCTCTTGAGTAAGCAGCAGCCCAGTGCACCGGCTGCGTCTCCGGCCAAGGCTGGGCAGAAACAGCCCGGTCCTGGGAAACCTGGACAAGCTGCAACAGCCGTGAACAAAGGAGGGCAAAGCAAAACGCCGGTAACAACCAAAGCACCTGAAAGCtccagcggcagcagcagcagtggcagcggcagcagcagctcctcgtCAGACAGCGAGGAGGAAAAGGAGCCTCCTGCTGTGAAGACCGCAGCCCCCAAAGTGG AACTgaagcaggcagctggggctgctgaaaGTAGCAGTGAGGAATCAAGCGATGAGACgtctgaggaggaggagcttGCGACTCCAGCAGTCCAG GCAAAACCAGCTGTTAAAGCAGCGCAGGTTAATTCCACACCTGTGAAAAGCGTTAATGCAACACCTGTGAAAAgtgcacctgctgctgcagcgccCGCCAAGAAGAGCGCAGCgaggccagcagcagtgccaccaAACCAGGCCAAGCCCGGGTCAGCGACGGTTGCTGGGGCTGCAAAGGCTGACGACACCTCGGAGAGCAGCGACTCCTCAGACAGCGAAGATGAGGAACCTCCGTCAGGAACCCAA ACGAAGCCACCTCCAAAACCCTCCCAGGCCATCCCACCCCCAGTGAAAACCACACCAGCAGCATCGCTCGCCAGCAAAGCAGCTCCAGCAAAACCCCTTCCGCTGTCCCAAGGGAAGCCAGCACCGAAACCAGCAGTGCCAAAGCAGGCTATAACCGTGCCGGGAAGGACTGCTGCTCCCACAAAGCCTGCTGGAAGCACAAAGCCGGAGGAGAGCACTGACTCCTCGAGCAGTGAAGAGGAGGATCTGCCTATGCCTGTCAGCCAGAAG AGGTTAACAGAACAGCCCGGGCCTGTTCCCGGCCTGAGCCAGGCTAAAGCTGGCGTGCTTGAGAAGGCCGCGGGAAGCACTTTGAAAAGCCCGACCTCAGAAAGCGGGAGCAGCGACTCGTCTGACAGCGAAGAGGAGTCCCCGGTGGCACAGCCGCAGCCTCCGCAGGCTG CGAAAACCAGTGCCGTGCCCCAGCCAACAAGCGGGAAGACGGTGCCGGCTCCCACGCCAGCcccggtgccagccccagcccctcctccTGCGGACAGCAGCGACGATTCCAGCGAGGAGTCGGATTCAGATGAGGAAGTAGTTCCCCCCACACAG AGCCTGTCCCAGCAGAACATCAGGCCAACCGCGGCTTCCAACACGGTGGCTGCCAGGGCTGTGGCCCCGTCACCTTCTGGGAAGGGGATAAAAACGCCTGCTGTCCCTCCGGTGTGCAGAGTGCCTGAGAGCTCGGAGAGCAAGGCAGTGGTGGGAGAG gcccttcctcctccttgcctAAAGCAGACAGCTTCTCCAGGGAAAGCTCCTCCAGCCAACGCTGCTGCCCCGCAGCCTGCTTCGGCGCTGAGGAGCCCCACGGACAAGTCGAAGAAGCCAGGCCCGCAGCCAGCACAGGACACCAGGCTGAGCCAGGCTGCGCCCCCCACCCAGGCAGAGGAGACCTCGGACAGCAGCAGTTCCTCCGACAGCGAGGAGGAGACGCCCAAGCAGCCCCCTAAACCTG gcGTGCTGCAGAAACCGGGAGGGACTGAGCCAGGCCACAGCTCCTCCTCGGACTCcagcgaggaagaggaggcagtgTCACAG TCCCTCCTCACAGGCTATCCGGGCCTCTCCAATGCCCCGGCAGCACCTCAGGCACCAAAGACAGTTCCCCCCCAGCCTGTAAGCAAAGCAGGGCAAGGAAAAGCAGCCGTGCCTGCCGCTAGCTCCCTCGCCAAGGTCCCTgtgagagcagccccagctgacAGCTCCAGCAGCGACAGCAGCGACTCCGAAACAGACGTCGAGCAGGTGCCTGCAAACCACAGAGCAG AAACCAACCCCCCTCCAGGACAGGAAGCCGCAAGAGCCTCCAACAAAGAGAAGGTGGCAGGAAAAATGGATCCAGGTCATACCAACCTCAAGCCTTCCCCGGTCAAGAAAGCCCTGGCTGTGAAAGAGAATGATGTTGGGGCAAAAGGGACACATGTGACCCCCGTGCTAGGAACACTGCTTTCGGTCCCACAGTCAGAGGATTTGAGCTCGGGGAGCAAAAGTGACATCATAGCTGCCAAAATTCCAGCAGTACAAACGCTGGGAGGGTcggaagagaaaaagaagaagaaaaaggagaaaaaggagaaaaaagagaagaaggaaaagaagaaaccttcctctgcagcaggcaAGGCTGTGAAAGCATCGAAGAGCAAAGACAAAGAgaacaagaagcagaaagcatctCAGAAGCGGAAACTGCCAGGAGAGGACGGGGCCGTTGGGCAGCCTAAGGAAAAGAAGCGGAAGGGGCAAGCTAACGAAGAAGTAcccaaaaagaagaagaagaaagctgatGACCTGGAGAAGCAGACaggcagcaaggaaaagaaaaaaacaactaaaa
- the TCOF1 gene encoding treacle protein isoform X6, with protein sequence MAAAAGGRRELLALIHQHLLRAGYARAARELQAQLGQKLLPSLATSLEEIFTHWEKTPSNSRRRKVSDDEAAIPEKIRVPDPVSSSESSEKEEDEKEKTKPVNASRSLAANSAVSAESSEDDDSSSEEEMPAGKGAIKVTPAVESSKAANSLHSPHKPSAPAGKAALPSAANRTVLLSKQQPSAPAASPAKAGQKQPGPGKPGQAATAVNKGGQSKTPVTTKAPESSSGSSSSGSGSSSSSSDSEEEKEPPAVKTAAPKVELKQAAGAAESSSEESSDETSEEEELATPAVQAKPAVKAAQVNSTPVKSVNATPVKSAPAAAAPAKKSAARPAAVPPNQAKPGSATVAGAAKADDTSESSDSSDSEDEEPPSGTQTKPPPKPSQAIPPPVKTTPAASLASKAAPAKPLPLSQGKPAPKPAVPKQAITVPGRTAAPTKPAGSTKPEESTDSSSSEEEDLPMPVSQKRLTEQPGPVPGLSQAKAGVLEKAAGSTLKSPTSESGSSDSSDSEEESPVAQPQPPQAAKTSAVPQPTSGKTVPAPTPAPVPAPAPPPADSSDDSSEESDSDEEVVPPTQSLSQQNIRPTAASNTVAARAVAPSPSGKGIKTPAVPPVCRVPESSESKAVVGEALPPPCLKQTASPGKAPPANAAAPQPASALRSPTDKSKKPGPQPAQDTRLSQAAPPTQAEETSDSSSSSDSEEETPKQPPKPGVLQKPGGTEPGHSSSSDSSEEEEAVSQSLLTGYPGLSNAPAAPQAPKTVPPQPVSKAGQGKAAVPAASSLAKVPVRAAPADSSSSDSSDSETDVEQVPANHRAETNPPPGQEAARASNKEKVAGKMDPGHTNLKPSPVKKALAVKENDVGAKGTHVTPVLGTLLSVPQSEDLSSGSKSDIIAAKIPAVQTLGGSEEKKKKKKEKKEKKEKKEKKKPSSAAGKAVKASKSKDKENKKQKASQKRKLPGEDGAVGQPKEKKRKGQANEEVPKKKKKKADDLEKQTGSKEKKKTTKKKKSGKEKKSKKGSAEGELAADGSAEVQKKKKKKKKKTAEPEGML encoded by the exons atggcggcggcggcgggcgggcggcgggagctgctggccctcatccaccagcaccTGCTGCGCGCCGGGTACGCCAGGGCGGCACGGGAGCTGCAGGCGCAGCTCGGGCAG aagctgctgccttccctggcCACCTCGCTGGAGGAGATCTTCACCCACTGGGAGAA AACTCCCTCGAATTCCAGGAGAAGGAAGGTGAGCGATGACGAGGCAGCCATCCCAGAAAAGATCAGAGTTCCTGATCCCGTGAGCAGCTCTGAGAgctcagagaaggaagaagacgagaaagagaagacaaaaccCGTAAACG CCAGCCGTTCCCTGGCCGCGAACTCAGCAGTGAGTGCAGAAAGCAGTGAAGATGACGACTCCTCGTCAGAAGAAGAAATGCCAGCTGGAAAAGGTGCAATTAAG gTGACACCAGCTGTggagagcagcaaagctgcCAACTCGCTGCATTCTCCGCATAAACCCAGCGCTCCAGCAGGCAAAGCGGCGCTGCCCTCTGCTGCAAACAGAACTGTGCTCTTGAGTAAGCAGCAGCCCAGTGCACCGGCTGCGTCTCCGGCCAAGGCTGGGCAGAAACAGCCCGGTCCTGGGAAACCTGGACAAGCTGCAACAGCCGTGAACAAAGGAGGGCAAAGCAAAACGCCGGTAACAACCAAAGCACCTGAAAGCtccagcggcagcagcagcagtggcagcggcagcagcagctcctcgtCAGACAGCGAGGAGGAAAAGGAGCCTCCTGCTGTGAAGACCGCAGCCCCCAAAGTGG AACTgaagcaggcagctggggctgctgaaaGTAGCAGTGAGGAATCAAGCGATGAGACgtctgaggaggaggagcttGCGACTCCAGCAGTCCAG GCAAAACCAGCTGTTAAAGCAGCGCAGGTTAATTCCACACCTGTGAAAAGCGTTAATGCAACACCTGTGAAAAgtgcacctgctgctgcagcgccCGCCAAGAAGAGCGCAGCgaggccagcagcagtgccaccaAACCAGGCCAAGCCCGGGTCAGCGACGGTTGCTGGGGCTGCAAAGGCTGACGACACCTCGGAGAGCAGCGACTCCTCAGACAGCGAAGATGAGGAACCTCCGTCAGGAACCCAA ACGAAGCCACCTCCAAAACCCTCCCAGGCCATCCCACCCCCAGTGAAAACCACACCAGCAGCATCGCTCGCCAGCAAAGCAGCTCCAGCAAAACCCCTTCCGCTGTCCCAAGGGAAGCCAGCACCGAAACCAGCAGTGCCAAAGCAGGCTATAACCGTGCCGGGAAGGACTGCTGCTCCCACAAAGCCTGCTGGAAGCACAAAGCCGGAGGAGAGCACTGACTCCTCGAGCAGTGAAGAGGAGGATCTGCCTATGCCTGTCAGCCAGAAG AGGTTAACAGAACAGCCCGGGCCTGTTCCCGGCCTGAGCCAGGCTAAAGCTGGCGTGCTTGAGAAGGCCGCGGGAAGCACTTTGAAAAGCCCGACCTCAGAAAGCGGGAGCAGCGACTCGTCTGACAGCGAAGAGGAGTCCCCGGTGGCACAGCCGCAGCCTCCGCAGGCTG CGAAAACCAGTGCCGTGCCCCAGCCAACAAGCGGGAAGACGGTGCCGGCTCCCACGCCAGCcccggtgccagccccagcccctcctccTGCGGACAGCAGCGACGATTCCAGCGAGGAGTCGGATTCAGATGAGGAAGTAGTTCCCCCCACACAG AGCCTGTCCCAGCAGAACATCAGGCCAACCGCGGCTTCCAACACGGTGGCTGCCAGGGCTGTGGCCCCGTCACCTTCTGGGAAGGGGATAAAAACGCCTGCTGTCCCTCCGGTGTGCAGAGTGCCTGAGAGCTCGGAGAGCAAGGCAGTGGTGGGAGAG gcccttcctcctccttgcctAAAGCAGACAGCTTCTCCAGGGAAAGCTCCTCCAGCCAACGCTGCTGCCCCGCAGCCTGCTTCGGCGCTGAGGAGCCCCACGGACAAGTCGAAGAAGCCAGGCCCGCAGCCAGCACAGGACACCAGGCTGAGCCAGGCTGCGCCCCCCACCCAGGCAGAGGAGACCTCGGACAGCAGCAGTTCCTCCGACAGCGAGGAGGAGACGCCCAAGCAGCCCCCTAAACCTG gcGTGCTGCAGAAACCGGGAGGGACTGAGCCAGGCCACAGCTCCTCCTCGGACTCcagcgaggaagaggaggcagtgTCACAG TCCCTCCTCACAGGCTATCCGGGCCTCTCCAATGCCCCGGCAGCACCTCAGGCACCAAAGACAGTTCCCCCCCAGCCTGTAAGCAAAGCAGGGCAAGGAAAAGCAGCCGTGCCTGCCGCTAGCTCCCTCGCCAAGGTCCCTgtgagagcagccccagctgacAGCTCCAGCAGCGACAGCAGCGACTCCGAAACAGACGTCGAGCAGGTGCCTGCAAACCACAGAGCAG AAACCAACCCCCCTCCAGGACAGGAAGCCGCAAGAGCCTCCAACAAAGAGAAGGTGGCAGGAAAAATGGATCCAGGTCATACCAACCTCAAGCCTTCCCCGGTCAAGAAAGCCCTGGCTGTGAAAGAGAATGATGTTGGGGCAAAAGGGACACATGTGACCCCCGTGCTAGGAACACTGCTTTCGGTCCCACAGTCAGAGGATTTGAGCTCGGGGAGCAAAAGTGACATCATAGCTGCCAAAATTCCAGCAGTACAAACGCTGGGAGGGTcggaagagaaaaagaagaagaaaaaggagaaaaaggagaaaaaagagaagaaggaaaagaagaaaccttcctctgcagcaggcaAGGCTGTGAAAGCATCGAAGAGCAAAGACAAAGAgaacaagaagcagaaagcatctCAGAAGCGGAAACTGCCAGGAGAGGACGGGGCCGTTGGGCAGCCTAAGGAAAAGAAGCGGAAGGGGCAAGCTAACGAAGAAGTAcccaaaaagaagaagaagaaagctgatGACCTGGAGAAGCAGACaggcagcaaggaaaagaaaaaaacaactaaaa